The following coding sequences are from one Paenibacillus sp. JDR-2 window:
- a CDS encoding MTP-1 family protein, with product MTVQEPIARRPLACTELLEAYRASGARADSPSRIVFEGVGDKDVYNIAAPIQDGGLYIIPGRVESRDSEHSDVVFFSEQGGKWLPVEDAPVLALQDPFHCRIGGELVLGGVEIYPHPEREDALMWRTVFYRGSGIRDLKPFFKGPDGMKDIRLVELQSGSIGVFTRPQGEKGGRGKIGFARVASLDALTTNVIDDAPLLEGQFAEGEWGGANEAHLLNDGRIGVLGHTACFDEAGDRHYYPMAFVFDPGNASFTDMKMIAERNRFLPGPSKRPDLQDVVFSGGLVRREDGSALLYAGISDADAQMLTINDPFAGL from the coding sequence ATGACCGTTCAAGAACCAATTGCCCGCAGGCCGCTGGCCTGCACCGAGCTTCTCGAAGCCTACCGTGCCTCCGGAGCCCGGGCTGACAGCCCGTCGCGTATCGTCTTCGAAGGCGTAGGCGATAAAGACGTATACAATATCGCCGCTCCAATCCAAGATGGCGGGCTCTATATCATTCCGGGACGCGTGGAATCGAGGGACAGCGAGCATTCCGACGTCGTCTTCTTCTCCGAGCAAGGCGGCAAGTGGCTTCCCGTAGAAGACGCTCCCGTGCTGGCGCTTCAGGATCCGTTCCATTGCCGAATTGGCGGGGAACTGGTGCTTGGAGGCGTCGAGATCTATCCGCATCCGGAACGGGAGGACGCGCTTATGTGGCGTACGGTCTTTTACCGCGGCAGCGGCATTCGCGATTTGAAGCCCTTCTTCAAAGGACCTGACGGAATGAAGGATATCCGTCTTGTCGAGCTTCAAAGCGGCAGCATTGGGGTCTTCACCCGCCCGCAGGGCGAGAAGGGAGGCCGCGGCAAAATCGGTTTTGCGCGGGTTGCTTCGCTGGATGCCCTGACGACGAATGTTATCGACGACGCGCCGCTCCTTGAAGGGCAATTCGCGGAAGGCGAATGGGGCGGTGCCAATGAAGCTCATTTGCTGAACGACGGCCGAATCGGCGTGCTTGGCCATACGGCCTGCTTCGACGAAGCCGGAGACCGTCATTATTATCCGATGGCCTTCGTATTTGATCCGGGGAATGCTTCTTTTACCGATATGAAGATGATCGCCGAGCGCAACCGGTTCCTGCCTGGACCGTCCAAGCGGCCGGACCTGCAGGATGTTGTCTTTAGCGGCGGCCTGGTGAGACGGGAGGACGGCAGCGCCTTGTTGTATGCCGGTATCAGCGATGCCGATGCGCAGATGTTGACCATCAACGACCCTTTTGCCGGTTTGTAA